DNA from Brassica napus cultivar Da-Ae chromosome C4, Da-Ae, whole genome shotgun sequence:
AAACGGAGTAGCTTATACTGTTCGCATAGGAAGCAGagatttttaatagatttgagAAATCATTCAAAAGGAATAGCTTTGAGCACAACTCCAAGGTAGAGCTTTGATGGTTGTCCATATACTAAAAGCCTTCTAACAACATAGGAACTTAGAGAAAGGATTTATATTGTGAAAATGGTAAAATAGAGGAAAAATGCGCATCCAGGCAATCGAACCCTGGTCAGTACCGTGGGAGGATACTATGATACCACTACACCAGATGCGCTTTTGCTTGTTGGATCAATATGtaaactttatttttgtttcagggGAAGCTTATGTGTTGTTAACCAGaatctttattttatatatgtaactaCATCACAAAGATGAGAAACCAGAAGAGTGGCTCTGCAGCTGAGTAATATCATGAGGATCAACATCAACTGTACCATTGAGAAAACCAGAGTACCAAGAAGCAGAGAGTTTTGGAGACCTCTTGAGACCAGCATCACTGAAATTCACATAGTACAATCCAAAGCTGAGCCTGTATCCAGCCAATAGCTCGTACAAGTCAATCATAGACCAATAAAAGTAACCTCTCGTGTCCGATCCATTCCTAATCATCAAAAAGATTCTTCAGAGTCAGAGAGTAGAGTAAACCAGAGTTAAACCAATTATACCAATCACACCTGATGGCATTCAACATAGCACCAATGTAACCTTGAATGTATTCAACTCTTGATGTATCTTGTAGCGTCGAATCATGTTTCGTAGCTAAACCTGTTGGCAACTGGAAGCAATCTtaaaaacaagaagaaggatTGCTTTCAAAGCAAACAAAACAGAGCCAAAAGACAGAGTAAAGAGAGTGACCATTTTCAAGAATGTAGATAGGAGGATTGTTGAAGCTCTGTTTCAAATACTCCAAGACACCTTCAAAACCCCATGGAACAGAGTTCCCAGTGGCTTTCCACAAGAAGAACATTTATAAGCTGATAGAGTTGATAAGATGGACTGATACTTGAAAAGCAAGTAAGCTTACAGATAGTCTCTACACCCATGTCTGTGGAAAAACTTTGGTTGCTAGGAAGGATAGAAGGCGTGGGTCTACTCTCTGTGACATACAGTGTCGTGTAATGGATAACTCCTACAAAGTCAGATGATCCTCTAACTTGGTCTGACTCTTCCTCTGAGAAAACAGGTAACCTAGATCCCACCACTCTCTTCATCACATCAGGATAGTCCCCAAACACCAAAGGCTTTAACAACCTGTATTATATCATATTCAGATTTTGTCCTCAACGTcactgaaacaaaacaaaaaaatatattatcctCACCAGCCAAAGTAGAAATCTTTAGCTCTCTGAGTTGCTATCTCATCttccttggagctagtataagGAAATAACCCATATGTATATATGCAAAGGCCTAAGGATCCTTTCTGCTTACTCTGCACCATCATATTATTATGTTCATTAGGATTCAAAAGCCTAAGAGTAGACCTATATACGTGTGTATTTGTGTACCTTGTACTTGAGTCTATACAAGTTTGAAGCAGAGGCATGAGCTAGCAATATGTTATGGCCTGCAATATATGGTTCAGTTGAAGAGTTTCCAGTGGAGCAATTGACGTATTTGGAATTAGAACAATGTCCTGGCGGCAATGTTCCTTCGCTGTAAGCTCCAATGGCGAATATGTTGGCTTCGTTAATTGTAGTCCATAGCTCCACATCTTCACCAAACTCTCTGAAGCAAACATCTGCAAAAGCAGTGAAGTCCTCTCTGCAACCaacaatctttttttcttcttcagttcatcattaaaaacaaaaatattagatCAGAATTATTATATACATGATTTTGCGGTTGATCCATCCTCCATACTCATCTTCAAGAGCCTGAGGGAGATCATAGTGGTATAGTGTAACGTGTGGTTTTATTCCTGTTCcccaaaaacaaatatcaaaaagaATGAGATTAGCTTAATTAATTGCGATTATTAAGGAAAAACAATCTCACCATGGGTTAGTAGTTCTTTGATGAGGTTCTTGTAAAACAGTAGACCTTTTGGGTTGATGTCTCCTCTTCCATCTGATAAACCACAACAGTCACACAAAATATGGTTTAAGAGTGAAAAGGGGTTTTAAACTTGCAAGTCAAGAAACCAGAAGAGGAGGTGTTACTAGGTATAAGTCTTGACCATGAGATAGATAATCTGAATGCTTCTAAACCCATATCAGCCATTATCTTAACATCTTCCTGGAAAAGCCCACAATAAGAATAGATCATAAGAAAACAAAGCTAAGCTAGAGACTTATAAAACAAgaacagaacaaaacaaagaagagaagaaaaaaaaaagcacctTGTACTTGTGATATCCATCACATGCTATATCTCCATTGTCCATGTTATCTGCAAGAAaacatactcaaccatgatctaTGAATCTAATCAAAAAGTTCTCAGATAAGGAACGACTCGCtcaatattgttatttttttaaatgccaATGAAATGGAACCACACGGTAAAGCTATGATATGACTATGGCATActctttttttggtcaacaacATATGAAcataactctcttttttttcttaccaAAGGGTGAGAAAGTATCCCAAACGCTAGGAGTTCTTCCATCCTCATCAACAGCTCCTTCCCACTATATCTCCCCCACAAAGTTCAAAGCAAGAAAAAGGCAAAACCTTATAAAACAACTTGATGGTTGTAGTTTCACCATCTTCTAACACTTTCATTTCCAATAGCAAAAAAAACGAAAGATCACAGAAAAAGAATGGAACCTGATAAGCAGACGTGGCAGCTCCGAAGAGGAAATCCTCTGGAAAATCGTCTCTTGTGAAAGCATCAATGTGACTTGTTGCCAAAACGATGACCACAGAAATGGATAACACAAAGAAagctttcatttttgttttagtttcttCCGTCTCGTTTTGAGTATAAGATACGGGAGCATATGTAAAAACTACAGAGTTTTGGGTAcataactaataatattaagtTTTGGGTATAGGGgtaaattattgaaaatatcGGGCACACAAGTATAACCCCAAAAGTCACGGGAACAAAGGGTAATAAACTATACTTTTGAGCACTGATTTAAATATTGAGAAATTACACTGAACATATGTAACGTAATAACAGTTACGAATCCTTCTTTTTTGGCTTAAAAACATCCTTTGCGAGTGATACGTAAATCATTAAAATGATTATGTAAAAGAAAATCATTAGATATTCCTCCATACACGACTCCACCATCAATGGGCGATCTCAAGATCATAGTAGTATAACTTAATTAAGGAAACtacaaacaaataaagaaaTGAATGTGTcctaaaatatgaaataatactCTTCCTCACGTCGACTTCGTTAGCTTGGCCGCTGTAAACGACGGATGAAGCAGCCAAATGTATTCCTTTAGAAAagcaatttttaattattaaaattaaaaattgcaatctctattttagaagaaaaaatagaacaCCGTTTTAGATTTAtctctaaatgctattataaaaacaaatgtaAAAGTGAATTAGAGATACTCTAGGAGAGTCAACATCACTTATATCTGGTGTGTAAAGATGTTAACTAAATAATTGTGTGGTGTGTAAATGTAAGATGTCAAATATCTAGAGAATATTCCGTGAAATATTCTTTAATCATTGTACTATAAATAAAAAGCTTATGAATGTGTTAAGTGAGTTGAGTAAATTAAGTCCTAAAATGTCTATTGAATCCTTTGTAATATTCTTTGAGTGTTATTAACAAAATAAGAATATTGTGTTCTAAATTATTCGTGCCTTACCCTGAAACACTTTATCAATAAACCTTCAATCATATACACTTTCGTATATACTGTGAGTTTGTAAATTTGGTATCAGACACACGTATAACCCAAAAGTCACGAGAACAAAGGTAATAACAAACTATACTTCTGagcatttatttaaatattatgaaattacACTGAACATATAACCAAAAGTTCTAATTTCACTGGGCTGGGCTCGATTTAACACTTAAGCTGTGGcttgtaaactttttttttctttctcctgcaattttaatatgaaaaatttgttaaaaaaaaaaaaaaacccagcTATCTTTGGAATTTTATCCCTTTTTTCTCAACAAGAAGTTAACATtaacaacttaaaaacatcGGGTAATGATAAGTAAATCTTTAAATTGATTATGTACAAGAAAATCACTAGATACTCTTTCATACACGACTCCATCGTAAATGGGAGATCATAGTAGTATAACTTAATTAAGGAAACTACAAACGAATAAAGAAAGGAATGACACATTAATGTGTGTCCTAAAGAAAACAACACTCTTCCTCACGTCGACGTCGCGAGCTTGCCCGCTTTAAACGGCGGATGAAGCAGCCCAAACTCGTCTTTAGCATCAACCGGCCTGTCCGTCTGGCTGCGCGTTGGCTTCACGCTCCGACTCCCTAGCGACTTATGCGTGAACCCATACATCTGAAGGATCTGATCGTCTCCAAAATTAAACGCTCTATCCATCTGCCGGAGACACCTCTCAACCGGATAATCCCCAAACTTCCCGCACGGTTTGCACCCCACGAAATGAGTCACGAGCGGCCACCGATGGTCTCCAAAACCCGGTTTATGATTCTCAATCATCTCCTCGTACCGGTCCACCAAAATCCCCCAGTAACCGTGCAAGTAATAGCCACTCTCAAGATACACTTTCcctccccatttctctctctcCGTCGCCAAAAGATAAACCATCGCCGACTGATCGTCCGCTTCGAACGCGGGCCGGTCTTTAAGTTCCCGGGTCAAGACTTTACCCGCTTCTTCTCGGATCCTCCCTTTAGGGCCCATGGGAGCCCAAGCGTCGAGGAGATCAAGGGCCCACTGCGAGTTCCTAATCAAGAAGCTTCCGGTGTTTAAACCAATCCAATTCTTCTGATCGTAAACCATCTCCTTCCAGCCGTGCATCACGAGGTTGTAATCCTCGTACCTCTCCCACGGAAGCTCGAACACCATGTCCGTGAACATCGCGTCACTGTCCATCCACCATAGAAACTCGATCTCGGGATGAGACAATAGCAACTTCCGAATCAACGGAAGCTTAGCCCAGAACCCAGCCATCTCCGCGTCGAGCAAGGCCATGTTGTAGAAGATCTCGATCCCGTGGATCCGACAGTAATCGATCTTGTTCTTGATCGATTTCAAGAGGTAATGGTCTCCCACGGGATTCTCGCACGGCTTGGGAGCTGAGCCTGTGACGAGAAGAACCCTAGGCTTGTTCGCCGCCACGAAGTTCGGGAAGCTAGGGTTTTGTTTCAGCCAATCAATCCTCTGTTCGTCCCAATCAGAGATCTTCGGACCGAGAGAATACGGTTTACTCCGGTCTAAAGCTTTCTCTTCGTCGACGAATATCTTCTTGAAATCGAAGTTCTCGTAGTTGTTGTTGCTATCTCCAGCTCCGTCTTTAGTCGACGTCGTTTTGGAGGAGACCTCGACGAGGACGCGGTGAGTCTCGGCGCGTTTGCGGGAGTAGAAGAAATGCTCGCGGATCTCCTCGATGTCTTGCTCCGGCGTACCGAACTTACCTGCTCCGATTGTGCCACGTAGGACGACGACGGTGAGAACGAGGCAGAGAAGCGTCACCTTTCCTTGACGCCAGACTCTCTGTAATCTCCTTAAACGCTGCGTTCCTAAGCATCTCTCTATCATCGTCTTCTTCTGGTTTTCGACACACGGATCTTGTCCAGATTCAGACACAATCTAAGAGAGAGAATCAGAGAAATTTAAGGAAAATCTAACGAGATTTGACGACAGGAATTAATTATACGCGTTTATGAGATTTAACCACGTAAAAGGAAGGATCAACGAAGAGattaaaaagaagaaggtaGTATTGGATTTGGATTAAAGAAgtaaataatgatttaaaaaatatttgaaaatttgtgaATGTCAGACAGAACATGCCTGCCTGTCTTGTTCTAGACGCGTAATCTTGGTCCTAAAATGTCAAGACACAACAACACTCTTGATAGGCTATCTTTGTCTGATACTAGTTGGGCCGAAATAATCTAAAGCCCAATTACAACTTCGGTCCTAAAATTACAGGTTGTTTCGTTAATAACAGAAAACGGCAATTCGTTAATGAGATCAAACGCAAATCGACGGTTGATATTCATTTTAAGATTAAGCTCACACAACTGTCCGGTTCAAAATTAGGGCGCCAAGAAATAACAGCCACTAAATACTTTTCTGTTTTGAGATTAATTAACGggactatttttatataacaaaaattcCTATAAATTGATTAGTTCATGTTTACTTTCAATTCAGgatttagaaatattattattactatttttttagaaaaattaatattctGAATTCTCTTTGATTAATATTAAGGGAGAGGGTCTCCACCAATGGCCGGCGTCAGGAGCTTTTTCTTGTTCGCGGCGATTGCTTTATTGTTCGCCGGTCGTTACGGAGACGCTACCGCAGCCGCCAGAGGTTACATTAAGTACAAAGATCCAAAAGCAGCGGTTGAAGAGAGAGTAGAGGACTTGCTAACACGAATGACATTACCTGAGAAACTTGGTCAAATGTGTCAAGTTGATAGGTTCAACTTCTCATATCCCAATCCCAGTATTGGCCAAGAAATCTTCACAAAATACATGATCGGTATgttacaaacaaaactatttgttatatatccaaatatcgaataaaaaaatgatttatgaTTTGTATTGGTGCATGAGTATAGGAAGTGTTTTGAGCAATCCTTATGATACTGGGGCTAGTATAGCAAAGCGGGTTGAACTAGCGAACACCATGCAGAAACTGAGTCTTTCCACGAGGCTTGGAATCCCTTTGCTTTACGCTATTGATGCGGTTCATGGCCACAACACTTTTATAAATGCCACCATCTTCCCCCACAACATAGGTCTTGGTGCCactaggtatatatatatatatatatttaaatgaaacgtaacatatatatatacatgtagaAATACCCTATTGCGTTTTATAGTTTTCTTGACTGTGAATGCGTCTTGTTGTAGGGATCCTGAGCTTGTTAAGAAGATT
Protein-coding regions in this window:
- the LOC106376364 gene encoding beta-glucosidase 10 isoform X1, whose product is MKAFFVLSISVVIVLATSHIDAFTRDDFPEDFLFGAATSAYQWEGAVDEDGRTPSVWDTFSPFDNMDNGDIACDGYHKYKEDVKIMADMGLEAFRLSISWSRLIPNGRGDINPKGLLFYKNLIKELLTHGIKPHVTLYHYDLPQALEDEYGGWINRKIIEDFTAFADVCFREFGEDVELWTTINEANIFAIGAYSEGTLPPGHCSNSKYVNCSTGNSSTEPYIAGHNILLAHASASNLYRLKYKSKQKGSLGLCIYTYGLFPYTSSKEDEIATQRAKDFYFGWLLKPLVFGDYPDVMKRVVGSRLPVFSEEESDQVRGSSDFVGVIHYTTLYVTESRPTPSILPSNQSFSTDMGVETISTGNSVPWGFEGVLEYLKQSFNNPPIYILENGLATKHDSTLQDTSRVEYIQGYIGAMLNAIRNGSDTRGYFYWSMIDLYELLAGYRLSFGLYYVNFSDAGLKRSPKLSASWYSGFLNGTVDVDPHDITQLQSHSSGFSSL
- the LOC106376364 gene encoding beta-glucosidase 10 isoform X2 — its product is MDNGDIACDGYHKYKEDVKIMADMGLEAFRLSISWSRLIPNGRGDINPKGLLFYKNLIKELLTHGIKPHVTLYHYDLPQALEDEYGGWINRKIIEDFTAFADVCFREFGEDVELWTTINEANIFAIGAYSEGTLPPGHCSNSKYVNCSTGNSSTEPYIAGHNILLAHASASNLYRLKYKSKQKGSLGLCIYTYGLFPYTSSKEDEIATQRAKDFYFGWLLKPLVFGDYPDVMKRVVGSRLPVFSEEESDQVRGSSDFVGVIHYTTLYVTESRPTPSILPSNQSFSTDMGVETISTGNSVPWGFEGVLEYLKQSFNNPPIYILENGLATKHDSTLQDTSRVEYIQGYIGAMLNAIRNGSDTRGYFYWSMIDLYELLAGYRLSFGLYYVNFSDAGLKRSPKLSASWYSGFLNGTVDVDPHDITQLQSHSSGFSSL
- the LOC106376365 gene encoding xyloglucan 6-xylosyltransferase 1-like — translated: MIERCLGTQRLRRLQRVWRQGKVTLLCLVLTVVVLRGTIGAGKFGTPEQDIEEIREHFFYSRKRAETHRVLVEVSSKTTSTKDGAGDSNNNYENFDFKKIFVDEEKALDRSKPYSLGPKISDWDEQRIDWLKQNPSFPNFVAANKPRVLLVTGSAPKPCENPVGDHYLLKSIKNKIDYCRIHGIEIFYNMALLDAEMAGFWAKLPLIRKLLLSHPEIEFLWWMDSDAMFTDMVFELPWERYEDYNLVMHGWKEMVYDQKNWIGLNTGSFLIRNSQWALDLLDAWAPMGPKGRIREEAGKVLTRELKDRPAFEADDQSAMVYLLATEREKWGGKVYLESGYYLHGYWGILVDRYEEMIENHKPGFGDHRWPLVTHFVGCKPCGKFGDYPVERCLRQMDRAFNFGDDQILQMYGFTHKSLGSRSVKPTRSQTDRPVDAKDEFGLLHPPFKAGKLATST